From the genome of Acidobacteriota bacterium, one region includes:
- a CDS encoding M48 family metallopeptidase, translating to MQFLKKFVLIPCLTLSLAGGVPSYAKARKNSDLDEIGNRNVNKGNLNIISIEKEIALGRQLSQQIERQVKLVEDPEVTEYINRVAQNLVRNSDAKVPFTIKVIDSEEINAMALPGGFLYVNSGLITAADSESEIAGVMAHEIAHVTARHATEQQTKATIANYAMIPLIFLSGGIASAIYNASSFLIPMQFLRFSRKAETEADYLGLQYMYKTGYDPTGFVSFFEKLQSKKKKKKGKLATAFSTHPPTHKRIEKTQANIEEILPEREQYVINTTEFDRIKAKLIAMENARRPSSGETKGRPS from the coding sequence ATGCAGTTTCTCAAGAAATTTGTGCTCATTCCCTGCTTGACATTGAGCCTTGCCGGCGGTGTGCCGTCGTATGCCAAGGCCCGCAAGAACTCCGATCTGGACGAGATCGGGAATCGAAACGTCAACAAGGGGAACTTGAACATCATCTCGATCGAGAAGGAGATCGCTCTGGGCCGTCAGCTCTCCCAGCAGATCGAACGTCAAGTCAAGCTTGTCGAGGATCCTGAAGTCACCGAGTACATAAACCGGGTCGCCCAGAACCTGGTGCGCAATTCCGACGCCAAGGTGCCCTTCACCATCAAGGTGATCGACTCGGAAGAGATCAATGCCATGGCTCTACCTGGGGGATTCCTCTACGTCAACAGCGGACTGATCACCGCCGCCGACAGCGAATCCGAGATTGCCGGCGTGATGGCCCACGAGATTGCCCATGTGACCGCCCGGCACGCCACCGAGCAGCAAACCAAGGCCACCATCGCCAACTATGCCATGATCCCTCTGATTTTTCTCAGCGGAGGGATTGCGTCGGCGATCTACAATGCATCCAGCTTCCTGATTCCGATGCAGTTCCTGCGGTTCAGCCGCAAGGCGGAAACCGAGGCCGACTACCTGGGGCTTCAGTACATGTACAAGACCGGGTACGACCCCACCGGGTTCGTTTCCTTCTTTGAGAAACTGCAGTCCAAGAAGAAGAAAAAGAAGGGCAAGCTGGCCACGGCGTTCTCGACTCATCCGCCTACCCACAAGCGCATCGAGAAGACTCAGGCGAATATTGAGGAGATTCTTCCGGAACGGGAGCAGTACGTGATCAACACCACCGAGTTTGACAGGATCAAGGCCAAGCTTATCGCCATGGAAAATGCCAGGAGACCCTCCTCGGGAGAGACGAAAGGGCGACCGAGCC